The Teredinibacter sp. KSP-S5-2 genome includes a window with the following:
- a CDS encoding chemotaxis protein CheV: MAGVLDSVNQRTQLVGQNRLELLLFNLGDAQLYGINVFKVKEVLQCPPLNEIPKRNPVIRGVAHIRGGTIPIMDLKQATGRAPLEDIQNCFVIITEYNRSTQGFLVKGVERIINMNWGDIHPPPRGAGRENYLTAVTDVDGKLVEIIDVEKVLAEVSPLPSDVSEKAIEEAQEEISVSKHILIADDSSIARKQIQKVVEALGVKTTVKKDGKEALEYLTHLVEDGKDPYKEILMVISDIEMPEMDGYTFTAEVRANPALKDLHIVLHTSLSGVFNEAMVKKVGANDFLAKFHPDELAKRVNDRMKELVGYVE; this comes from the coding sequence ATGGCGGGTGTGTTAGACAGCGTCAATCAGAGAACGCAGTTAGTCGGGCAGAACCGGCTTGAGCTTTTATTGTTTAACTTGGGTGATGCTCAACTTTACGGAATCAATGTTTTCAAAGTAAAAGAAGTTTTGCAATGTCCACCGTTAAATGAAATCCCTAAGCGTAATCCGGTTATTCGGGGTGTGGCACATATTCGTGGTGGTACTATTCCTATTATGGATTTAAAGCAGGCCACCGGAAGAGCGCCGCTTGAAGATATCCAAAATTGTTTTGTGATTATTACCGAATACAATCGCTCAACCCAGGGCTTTTTAGTAAAAGGTGTGGAGCGAATTATTAATATGAACTGGGGGGATATCCACCCACCACCCAGAGGTGCCGGTCGAGAAAACTATTTAACGGCTGTGACCGATGTCGATGGTAAATTAGTAGAAATAATTGATGTTGAAAAAGTGTTAGCCGAAGTTTCGCCTTTGCCTTCTGACGTCTCTGAGAAAGCCATCGAGGAAGCTCAGGAAGAAATCTCTGTTTCCAAACACATCCTTATTGCGGACGACTCTTCAATTGCACGTAAACAGATTCAAAAAGTGGTTGAAGCGCTGGGAGTGAAAACCACAGTTAAAAAAGATGGAAAAGAAGCGCTGGAATATCTGACTCACTTGGTTGAAGATGGTAAAGATCCATACAAAGAAATTCTGATGGTGATTTCCGATATTGAAATGCCCGAAATGGATGGGTACACGTTTACCGCAGAAGTTCGGGCTAATCCGGCATTAAAAGACTTACATATCGTGCTTCACACATCCCTCAGTGGTGTATTTAATGAGGCCATGGTTAAAAAAGTCGGGGCAAATGATTTCCTTGCCAAGTTCCATCCAGATGAACTGGCCAAGCGCGTGAACGACCGAATGAAAGAGCTGGTTGGTTACGTAG